Proteins from a genomic interval of Pirellulales bacterium:
- a CDS encoding RNA polymerase subunit sigma-70, translated as MTDDRGSVSLWVERLKAGEDDAARLLWERYFPRLAGLARRKLGEVARRVVDEEDVVQSAFHSFCQRARDGGFPELAGREELWRLLAVITARKATNELVRFRRLKRGPGASFEPPPGQDAAADLAAVAGEEPTPEFATQLVEQIELAMSALADPQLCVVALWKLEGRTNPEIARLLDCSLSAVERKVRHIRLRLERLLLPDASGASSETHERPS; from the coding sequence ATGACCGACGATCGCGGTTCCGTCAGCTTGTGGGTCGAGCGGCTCAAGGCCGGCGAGGACGACGCGGCGCGGCTGCTCTGGGAGCGCTACTTCCCCCGCTTGGCGGGACTTGCCCGGCGCAAGCTCGGCGAAGTCGCGCGCCGCGTCGTCGACGAGGAGGACGTCGTCCAGTCCGCCTTTCACAGCTTCTGCCAACGAGCTCGGGACGGAGGGTTTCCCGAACTCGCCGGCCGCGAGGAGTTGTGGCGACTCCTGGCAGTGATCACGGCTCGCAAGGCGACGAACGAGTTGGTGCGATTCCGCCGGCTCAAGCGGGGCCCCGGCGCGTCGTTCGAACCGCCCCCCGGGCAGGATGCGGCGGCCGACCTCGCCGCCGTGGCGGGGGAGGAACCGACGCCGGAGTTCGCGACCCAACTGGTCGAACAGATCGAACTGGCCATGTCCGCCTTGGCCGATCCCCAGTTGTGCGTCGTCGCTCTCTGGAAGTTGGAAGGCCGCACGAACCCGGAAATCGCGCGGCTCCTCGATTGCTCCCTCAGCGCCGTCGAGCGTAAAGTCAGGCACATCCGCCTCCGTCTCGAGCGGCTCCTCCTACCCGACGCATCCGGGGCCTCCTCGGAGACGCATGAACGACCGTCATGA
- a CDS encoding protein kinase, giving the protein MNDRHDHPRPTDEELTRIDAACDAFERAWKGGRTPTIEAWLTQFSAVPVAALFPELLQLEIELRRDRGESPAAAEYASRFPAQRSLVERVLRSRGTETTGGEGAADRETAAPTRSFARPQEAAGSGRLAVRCPHCHASARVAVDTELTDLTCESCGSRFSLVDRPEATQTAPPLARLGRFELLERLGVGGFGSVWKARDKELDRIVAVKIPRRETLDPESQEKFFREARAAAQLRHPGIVSVHEVGRDGDSIYIVSDYVRGATLGDWLTGQRLTSREAAALAAKLADTLHYAHERGIVHRDLKPANILIDGDGEPHLTDFGLARRDVGEVTVTLDGQVLGTPAYMSPEQAMGEAHKADRRSDVYSLGVVLFQLLTHELPFRGNARMLIHQVVHDDPPSPRTLDASIPRDLETITLKCLEKDPAKRFATALLLAEELGRFLAGAPIEARPIGAVERWWRWAKRRPGLASQLVLLLVATIASTTLGTWALRAERRVVGERNEAIAQRDAKEDALARLQVATATARRNEVVALERLAAGLIAAGDAKLALREAGARGSYREARDVARSLGRSELPAVTGILASCADQPLPLLGADGTQASVGGYGADDDGEACRGAVTPDGRRVVVCRYGRPLSVWDLRTGTLVRRCEPGGEPFHAVALSPDGETAFTAGADGVVRSWDLAAGRQLREYRGHEGPVFAVAAAPDGRSLASAGTDQTVKLWDLATGAESRSLAAPAFIHALEFSPGDGRRLLGGGEPEAIVLWDATDGRKLLDLREGSGSAVTSIAFGRDGTTALSGSMGQNVVLWDLESGRPLRNFAGHTAPVESVAVAPDGRRALSGSFDESMRLWDLETGAELAVWQGLGQSPRWLAFAPADEVAVAGDFQGRVRLWSLRDANDLPTLPGHKGRVSSLAVSKDSRLLASGSFDGTLRLWDVATGRPLRSIDAKGSPTWCVSLAPDGLTAASAHEDGSLAIWDVETGRRLLQIAAHDKIATSVAFAPDGSALLSGSSDATLKLWDPHDGTPLRTFPGHATTVHSVAFAPDGRTAYSGSFDGTLKSWDVATGRELQTYRGHAHWVLPIAVSPDGRQLASGSWDRAWGLWDAAAGRRLAMRPAATDVVSSVAFTPDGKLLVTGSLDRTVALWDLERTELVRTFALHADGVASVVCCPDGSFTFSGGRDGLIRRWEWDRPATYDRFAASLSKARATLETRPRDPEARAEFGRWFAFRGMFAWAAEELEEARRGGASVSILELARCHWQAENWGAAAGEFRRARLQGEAPATYLDLCLAAVEQSAAE; this is encoded by the coding sequence ATGAACGACCGTCATGACCATCCCCGACCGACCGACGAAGAGCTGACGCGGATCGATGCCGCGTGCGACGCCTTCGAGCGAGCCTGGAAGGGGGGCCGCACGCCGACCATCGAAGCCTGGCTGACGCAGTTTTCCGCCGTCCCCGTCGCGGCCCTGTTTCCGGAATTGCTGCAGCTCGAGATCGAGCTCCGCCGCGACCGGGGGGAATCGCCCGCGGCCGCGGAGTACGCGTCGCGCTTTCCTGCGCAGCGGAGTCTCGTCGAGCGCGTCCTGCGTTCGCGGGGGACCGAGACGACCGGCGGGGAGGGGGCCGCGGACCGCGAGACCGCGGCCCCGACCCGATCCTTCGCCCGTCCGCAGGAGGCGGCCGGGTCGGGGCGGCTCGCCGTCCGTTGCCCGCATTGCCATGCCTCGGCGCGCGTCGCGGTCGACACGGAGTTGACGGATCTCACGTGCGAGTCGTGCGGGAGTCGGTTCAGTCTCGTCGATCGCCCCGAGGCGACGCAAACCGCCCCGCCGCTCGCCCGCCTCGGACGATTCGAGTTGCTCGAACGGTTGGGAGTCGGAGGCTTCGGGAGCGTCTGGAAGGCGCGCGACAAGGAACTCGATCGGATCGTCGCGGTGAAGATTCCTCGTCGCGAGACGCTTGATCCGGAATCCCAGGAGAAGTTCTTTCGCGAGGCCCGCGCCGCGGCTCAGCTGCGGCACCCGGGGATCGTGAGCGTCCATGAGGTGGGGCGCGACGGGGACTCGATCTACATCGTCAGCGATTACGTTCGGGGAGCGACCCTCGGGGACTGGTTGACGGGGCAGCGGCTCACGAGCCGCGAGGCGGCGGCGCTCGCGGCGAAGCTCGCCGATACGCTCCACTACGCCCACGAGCGCGGGATCGTCCACCGCGACCTCAAGCCGGCGAACATCCTGATCGACGGGGACGGCGAGCCCCATCTCACGGACTTCGGCCTCGCCCGCCGCGACGTCGGCGAAGTCACCGTCACGCTGGACGGTCAGGTCCTCGGGACCCCCGCGTACATGTCTCCCGAGCAGGCGATGGGGGAGGCGCACAAGGCCGATCGCCGCAGCGACGTCTACTCGCTCGGCGTCGTCCTCTTTCAGCTCCTCACGCACGAGTTGCCGTTCCGCGGGAACGCGCGGATGTTGATTCATCAAGTCGTCCACGACGACCCGCCCAGTCCGCGCACGCTCGACGCGAGCATTCCCCGGGACCTCGAAACGATCACGCTCAAGTGCCTCGAGAAGGACCCCGCCAAGCGCTTCGCGACGGCCCTCCTCCTGGCCGAGGAACTCGGACGGTTCCTTGCCGGGGCCCCGATCGAAGCCCGACCGATCGGCGCCGTCGAGCGGTGGTGGCGCTGGGCCAAACGGCGGCCGGGCTTGGCGTCCCAGCTCGTGCTGCTGCTGGTCGCCACGATCGCGAGCACGACCCTGGGGACGTGGGCCCTCCGCGCCGAGCGTCGCGTCGTCGGCGAACGGAACGAGGCGATCGCCCAGCGCGACGCCAAGGAAGACGCCCTCGCCCGACTCCAAGTCGCGACGGCGACCGCCCGTCGGAACGAGGTCGTCGCGCTGGAGCGACTGGCCGCCGGGTTGATCGCGGCGGGCGACGCGAAACTCGCCTTGCGCGAGGCGGGGGCTCGCGGCAGCTACCGGGAGGCCCGCGACGTGGCAAGATCGCTCGGCCGCTCCGAGCTTCCCGCCGTCACCGGGATCCTGGCGAGTTGCGCCGACCAGCCGCTCCCCTTGCTCGGAGCCGACGGAACGCAAGCGAGCGTCGGAGGCTATGGGGCTGACGACGACGGCGAGGCCTGCCGCGGGGCGGTGACCCCCGACGGGCGCCGCGTCGTCGTCTGCCGTTACGGACGTCCGTTGTCCGTCTGGGATCTGCGGACCGGGACCCTCGTTCGACGTTGCGAACCTGGCGGGGAGCCCTTCCACGCCGTGGCGCTCTCCCCCGACGGCGAGACGGCCTTCACGGCCGGCGCCGACGGCGTGGTTCGGAGCTGGGATCTCGCCGCCGGTCGGCAGTTGCGCGAGTATCGCGGTCACGAGGGACCCGTGTTCGCCGTCGCCGCGGCTCCGGACGGACGGAGTCTGGCCTCCGCCGGGACGGATCAGACGGTCAAGCTTTGGGATCTCGCGACCGGGGCGGAGTCGCGGTCGCTCGCCGCCCCGGCGTTCATTCATGCTCTCGAGTTCTCGCCCGGCGACGGGCGGCGGCTCCTCGGCGGGGGCGAGCCGGAAGCGATCGTCCTCTGGGACGCGACCGACGGGAGAAAACTCCTCGATCTCCGCGAGGGGTCCGGGTCCGCGGTAACGTCGATCGCGTTCGGGCGCGACGGCACGACGGCCCTCTCAGGGAGCATGGGCCAAAACGTCGTCTTGTGGGACCTCGAGTCGGGTCGACCGCTCCGGAATTTCGCGGGGCACACGGCGCCGGTCGAATCGGTCGCGGTCGCTCCCGACGGCCGCCGGGCCTTGTCCGGTTCCTTCGACGAGAGCATGCGGTTGTGGGACCTCGAGACCGGCGCCGAACTCGCCGTCTGGCAGGGGCTCGGTCAATCTCCGCGGTGGCTCGCGTTCGCGCCCGCCGACGAGGTCGCCGTGGCGGGGGATTTTCAGGGACGCGTGCGGCTCTGGTCGCTCCGCGACGCCAACGACCTCCCGACGCTCCCCGGCCACAAGGGCCGCGTCTCAAGCTTGGCCGTGTCGAAGGACTCGCGGTTGCTCGCCTCGGGGAGTTTCGACGGGACGCTTCGCCTCTGGGACGTCGCGACGGGTCGACCGCTCCGCAGCATCGACGCGAAAGGAAGCCCGACGTGGTGCGTCTCGCTGGCGCCAGACGGCCTGACGGCGGCGTCGGCCCATGAAGACGGCTCGTTGGCGATCTGGGACGTGGAGACGGGCCGGCGTCTCCTCCAGATCGCGGCGCACGACAAGATCGCCACGAGCGTCGCGTTTGCGCCCGACGGCTCGGCGTTGCTGTCGGGCAGCTCCGACGCGACGCTCAAGCTCTGGGACCCGCACGACGGGACGCCGCTCCGCACGTTCCCAGGGCATGCGACGACAGTCCACTCCGTAGCGTTCGCCCCCGACGGCCGGACCGCCTATTCGGGATCGTTCGACGGCACGCTCAAGTCGTGGGACGTCGCCACGGGGCGCGAGTTGCAGACGTATCGCGGCCACGCGCATTGGGTCCTGCCGATCGCCGTCTCTCCTGACGGTCGGCAACTCGCCTCAGGGAGCTGGGACCGCGCGTGGGGACTGTGGGACGCCGCCGCGGGGCGACGGCTGGCGATGCGGCCGGCGGCGACCGACGTCGTCTCGTCGGTCGCGTTCACTCCCGACGGCAAGCTCCTCGTCACGGGGAGTCTCGATCGGACCGTCGCCCTATGGGATCTCGAGCGGACCGAACTTGTCCGCACCTTCGCCCTCCATGCCGACGGGGTCGCCAGCGTCGTCTGCTGCCCGGACGGATCGTTCACGTTTTCCGGCGGCCGCGACGGGTTGATCCGCCGCTGGGAGTGGGATCGTCCTGCGACCTACGACCGCTTCGCCGCGTCGCTCTCCAAGGCCCGCGCGACTCTGGAGACGCGTCCCCGCGATCCAGAGGCCCGCGCCGAGTTTGGGCGGTGGTTCGCGTTCCGGGGAATGTTCGCCTGGGCCGCCGAGGAACTTGAAGAAGCGCGGCGGGGAGGAGCGTCCGTCTCAATTCTGGAGCTCGCCCGCTGTCACTGGCAGGCGGAGAATTGGGGCGCAGCGGCCGGCGAGTTTCGGCGAGCGCGCCTCCAGGGGGAAGCCCCGGCGACCTACCTCGACCTCTGCCTGGCCGCGGTCGAACAGTCCGCCGCCGAATAG